The DNA segment TGTTGCAAGCCTGGCGCTTCCTGGCCGACAGCCGCGATCAGGCGACCGAAGAGCGTCTGGATGCGCTGGAGGGGCCGTACAAGCTGTTCCGCTGTCACAGCATCATGAACTGCGTCGAGGTCTGTCCCAAGGGACTCAATCCGACGCGCGCCATCGGGCACATCAAGGAACTGATGCTCGAAAAGGGGCTTTAGAGTGGCTGACTCGACCGAATCACAGCCGCTTCCTGCCGCTGATGATCGCGAACTCCAGCGTCTGCGCTGGCAATGCCGGCGCGGGATGCTGGAGCTGGATCATCTGCTCGGGCGCTTTCTCGACCTCGGCTATGCCGAGCTGTCCGAGGCCGAGCGTCAGGACTTCCCGGTGCTGCTCGGGGAGCCGGATCCGCATCTGAGCGACTGGTTCATGGAGCGTTCCGAGGCGCCCGATCCGCGTCTGCGTGCGCTGGTGGCGCGGATACTCGCGGTCGTGAGCGAGTCGCCGCGAATCGATTGACCCATGGACGTCGCGGGGGGCATGGAGACGCATCGCGCCTATCCGCCGCTCGAACTGTATCCGGGCGTTTCGCGCCGGCTGCTGATTCTGGTCGTGCTGACTTCGATGCTGACGCTGGTCGTGATCCTGGCGCTGCCGCTCGGTTGGCTGACGTTGCCGCTGGCCCTGGTCGTGCTGCTCGGTGTCCGGCGGACGCTGTGGGCCGAGGTGCTCGGTCGCGCGCCCTGGTCGATCCGGTGCGCGATCTGGCACCCGGATGGATTCTGGACGCTGAGGCTCGTCTCCGGGCGCGAGATCGAGGCCCAACTCTCGCCCGCGACCTTCGTCAGTACGCTGGGTGTGGTGCTCGTGTTCAGCGTCGAGGGTTCCTGGTGGAAACGACGCACGCTGGCGCTGGCCCCGGACTCGCTCGACCCCGAAACCCTGCGCCGTCTGCGCCAACGTTTGCGGCTCGCCGGCGAGCGTGTTGAGATAGCCTGAAATGTCGAGTAACAGCGGATTTCATTCGGACTGAACGGAGCGCACAAGACATGCGAGTTCTAGTGACCGGCGGGGCCGGCTACATCGGCAGCCATACCTGCCTGGAGCTGCTGCAAGCGGGCATCCATGTCGTGGTGCTCGACAATCTCTGCAACAGCCGGGAAGAGTCGCTGCGCCGGGTCGGCGAGATCACGGGTCAGGCCGTGGGCTTCTTCGAGGTCGATCTGCGCGATCGCGAGACGCTCGGTGAGA comes from the Allochromatium tepidum genome and includes:
- a CDS encoding succinate dehydrogenase assembly factor 2; this translates as MADSTESQPLPAADDRELQRLRWQCRRGMLELDHLLGRFLDLGYAELSEAERQDFPVLLGEPDPHLSDWFMERSEAPDPRLRALVARILAVVSESPRID
- a CDS encoding protein YgfX; its protein translation is MDVAGGMETHRAYPPLELYPGVSRRLLILVVLTSMLTLVVILALPLGWLTLPLALVVLLGVRRTLWAEVLGRAPWSIRCAIWHPDGFWTLRLVSGREIEAQLSPATFVSTLGVVLVFSVEGSWWKRRTLALAPDSLDPETLRRLRQRLRLAGERVEIA